One Leucoraja erinacea ecotype New England unplaced genomic scaffold, Leri_hhj_1 Leri_541S, whole genome shotgun sequence DNA window includes the following coding sequences:
- the tyw3 gene encoding tRNA wybutosine-synthesizing protein 3 homolog, translated as MSGDPIHPTYGQATRAGSDETEGQKQNCPWLFVTHEKCQKEDVVAGLHTAQDNAVFKFEPFILHVECREVEDARLLHSAAVNSGFRNSGITISKKGKIMMAVRSTHCLEVPLCHRGTVLVSDEYIGYLVQVANRKMEENQRRIDRFHACLRSILDPTAPEGPGEEDVGAAAVYTRRRRRGAGAKRQTGGEETSQSDGESDLAFLMGPT; from the exons GGGTCTGACGAGACCGAAGGCCAAAAACAGAACTGCCCCTGGTTGTTTGTGACCCACGAGAAGTGTCAGAAAGAAGATGTG GTCGCGGGACTACACACAGCACAGGACAACGCCGTGTTTAAGTTTGAGCCATTTATTCTTCACGTCGAGTGCCGTGAGGTGGAAGATGCACGGCTGCTG CATTCGGCGGCAGTTAACTCCGGCTTCAGGAACTCTGGCATCACCATCAGCAAGAAGGGGAAAATAATGATG gctgtccgcagcacCCACTGCCTGGAGGTTCCACTGTGCCACCGGGGAACAGTCCTGGTGAGTGACGAGTATATCGGGTACCTGGTGCAAGTGGCCAACCGCAAAATGGAGGAAAACCAGAGAAGGATCGATCG GTTCCACGCTTGCCTCCGATCCATCCTGGACCCCACGGCCCCCGAGGGTCCCGGCGAGGAGGATGTAGGGGCCGCTGCCGTCTACACGCGCAGGAGGAGGCGGGGAGCGGGAGCGAAGCGGCAGACAGGCGGAGAGGAAACCTCCCAGAGCGACGGTGAGAGCGACCTGGCGTTCCTCATGGGCCCCACATGA